One Methylorubrum extorquens genomic window, TTCACAAGCGAAGTGACATAGCTTTCGAGGCGGGTTCCGAGATCGGCGCTACTCGGCATCGTCGCTGCTCCCGTCGCTGCGGAAGCGGGAGGATAACTGTTATCGGGTGTGACGCAAAGGAATGCGCGCCGATGGCAAGGCCACCGACGCGCGTTCCAAAATTCTCAGATCTTACCGTCGAGGCCCATCTGGTAGTACTTGTGCACGATCTTATCCTGGTTCTCGAGGAGCCAGTCGATCGAGGGCTCGTTGGTCATGGCCTTGCGGATCGCCTCGGTCATGCCCTTGCGCTGGATCTCGAACAACGCCTTGTGGTCGATGTTCTCGTCCTGGATCACGCCGGGGCTGAGCCAGACCGAGCAGATGATGCCGAGGTCGTTGGCCTTCTCCTTGGGGATGTAGCCGGCCCGCACCGCATCGAGCACGCCGTTGGCGATGGCATACTGGACCGTGCCCATCAGGATCGAGGTGTATTTGTTCTCGGTCACGCTCACCTTGGAGACGCACAGCGTCACCGGGCGGACCATGATATCGGTGTTCAGGAGCGCGAAGACGCGGCTATGGCCGACGACCTGATCGCCGGTGAGGGTGGCGAGCGCGGTGCCGACCGGCCCGTCGAGCTCGCCGATGATGACCTCGGGTTCGGACGCGGTGTTGGGCGGGCCGCCCGCGACGAGGGCCTCGCCGGCGCGCAGGATGATGCGGTCGCTCATGGTGTGTCCTTCCTCGTGATCGGCCGTTTGTCTTGACGCCGCGGGTCGTCGCAGCGCCGGCCGGGTTTGTCCAGGCCGCTTAGCGCGGCCGTGGCGTGCGCTCTTGCGCGGGAGCGACACTCGCTTTGGCCGGTGACCGCGCCGGGTGGCCGCGGCACGGCGCGTCGTTTATGCCCGCCTCCCATGACGGAGACTGGAAACGACCGCGACGGCCTGCGCACCGTCGTGGCGCTGATTGAGATCCAGGGCGGCCTCGTCGGCCTCTGGGCCTT contains:
- a CDS encoding formaldehyde-activating enzyme; translation: MSDRIILRAGEALVAGGPPNTASEPEVIIGELDGPVGTALATLTGDQVVGHSRVFALLNTDIMVRPVTLCVSKVSVTENKYTSILMGTVQYAIANGVLDAVRAGYIPKEKANDLGIICSVWLSPGVIQDENIDHKALFEIQRKGMTEAIRKAMTNEPSIDWLLENQDKIVHKYYQMGLDGKI